The following are encoded in a window of Massilia sp. R2A-15 genomic DNA:
- the trmL gene encoding tRNA (uridine(34)/cytosine(34)/5-carboxymethylaminomethyluridine(34)-2'-O)-methyltransferase TrmL: MFHVVLVEPEIPPNTGNIIRLCANTGAQLHLIEPLGFPLDDAKMKRAGLDYHDYATMKVHRNWDAFIADTQPDPARMFALTTHGSSPFASAHFQPGDVFVFGAETRGLAPELRESFPPAQRIRLPMRPDNRSLNLSNTVAVVVYEAWRQNGYAGGA; this comes from the coding sequence TTGTTCCATGTCGTCCTGGTCGAACCCGAGATCCCGCCGAATACCGGCAACATCATCCGCCTGTGCGCCAACACCGGCGCCCAGCTGCACCTGATCGAGCCGCTCGGCTTTCCGCTCGACGACGCCAAGATGAAGCGCGCCGGCCTCGATTACCACGATTACGCGACCATGAAGGTGCACAGGAACTGGGACGCGTTCATCGCCGACACCCAGCCCGACCCGGCGCGCATGTTCGCCCTGACCACGCACGGCTCGTCGCCGTTCGCCAGCGCGCACTTCCAGCCGGGCGACGTGTTCGTGTTCGGCGCCGAGACGCGCGGCCTGGCGCCCGAGCTGCGCGAATCGTTCCCCCCGGCCCAGCGCATCCGCCTGCCGATGCGCCCCGACAACCGCAGCCTGAACCTGTCGAACACGGTGGCCGTCGTGGTGTACGAGGCGTGGCGCCAGAACGGCTACGCCGGCGGCGCATGA
- a CDS encoding ComF family protein produces MPTSPRRWLHTMAHALLPSSCALCGGRCEGAVCPPCHAQFVTRSPRCPRCANPAGAADAGRECAACLQRRPAYDATLAGADYLAPLDQLVLQLKFGGKLALAPWFARVLRDAVIDSGGLVLPNVLCPVPLGRRRLAERGFNQALEMARPLAKSLGVPLAPRLAVRARDTEAQSGVAPDQRGKNIRHAFIVAPDALAMVRGQHIGVVDDVMTSGHTLHELAATFKRNGAARVTNFVFARTPPR; encoded by the coding sequence AGCCCGCGCCGCTGGCTGCACACGATGGCGCACGCGCTGCTGCCCTCGTCCTGCGCGCTGTGCGGCGGGCGCTGCGAAGGCGCGGTCTGTCCGCCCTGCCATGCGCAGTTCGTCACGCGTTCGCCGCGCTGCCCGCGCTGCGCCAACCCGGCCGGCGCCGCGGACGCGGGGCGCGAATGCGCGGCCTGCCTGCAGCGGCGGCCGGCGTACGACGCCACCCTGGCCGGCGCCGACTACCTGGCGCCGCTCGACCAGCTGGTGCTGCAACTGAAGTTCGGCGGCAAGCTCGCGCTGGCGCCCTGGTTCGCCCGGGTGCTGCGCGACGCGGTGATCGACAGCGGCGGCCTGGTCCTGCCGAATGTGCTGTGCCCGGTGCCGCTGGGACGCCGGCGGCTGGCCGAACGCGGCTTCAACCAGGCGCTCGAGATGGCGCGGCCGCTGGCCAAATCGCTCGGGGTGCCGCTGGCGCCGCGGCTGGCGGTCCGCGCGCGCGACACCGAGGCGCAGTCGGGCGTGGCGCCGGACCAGCGCGGCAAGAACATCCGCCACGCCTTCATCGTCGCGCCCGACGCGCTGGCGATGGTGCGCGGGCAGCACATCGGCGTGGTCGACGACGTCATGACGAGCGGCCACACGCTGCACGAACTGGCCGCCACGTTCAAGCGCAACGGCGCCGCGCGGGTCACCAACTTCGTGTTCGCGCGCACCCCGCCACGTTAG